One segment of Triticum aestivum cultivar Chinese Spring chromosome 2A, IWGSC CS RefSeq v2.1, whole genome shotgun sequence DNA contains the following:
- the LOC123190486 gene encoding exopolygalacturonase-like isoform X1, with protein sequence MEVWPPLLVVIFTLYVVSPCCGLEAVAKNVTVAQLLPISSYHGGLATYNAKNFGAEGNGTNDDTKALMAAWKAACGAYGTVTLLIPPGTYYIGPTKFHGPCKASAITFLLQGTLKAATDLRRFGNDWIEFGWVKDLTVTGQNNAIINGQGAASWPFNKCPFQKDCKVLPTSVLFVNNQNTVVRDITSVNSKFFHIALLQSKNMKLINIQINAPENSPNTDGIHIERSTGVVISDTHISTGDDCISIGQGSDNIDIARVHCGPGHGMSVGSLGRYVDEGDVTRVHVRNMTFVGTMNGVRIKTWENSPTKSLAAHMLFENMIMKDVQNPIIIDQKYCPYYDCEHKHVSGVTLKDITFKNIKGTSSTPVAVRLRCGVPCQGVVLQDVDLKYMGEGGSSSKCENAMATYVGYQHPEPCA encoded by the exons ATGGAGGTGTGGCCGCCGCTGCTGGTTGTTATCTTCACGCTCTATGTTGTCTCTCCCTGCTGCGGCCTTGAGGCCGTGGCTAAGAACGTGACTGTGGCACAACTACTGCCGATTTCGTCGTACCATGGGGGTTTGGCTACCTACAATGCCAAGAACTTCGGCGCTGAAGGCAACGGCACCAACGACGATACCAAA GCGTTGATGGCAGCATGGAAGGCAGCGTGTGGTGCATATGGCACGGTGACGCTGTTGATCCCGCCGGGGACGTACTACATCGGGCCGACGAAGTTCCATGGTCCCTGCAAAGCCTCCGCCATCACCTTCTTGCTCCAG GGGACGCTCAAGGCGGCGACGGATCTGAGGCGTTTTGGCAACGACTGGATCGAGTTCGGGTGGGTGAAAGACCTCACTGTGACCGGACAGAACAATGCCATCATCAATGGCCAGGGCGCCGCCTCCTGGCCCTTCAACAAGTGTCCCTTCCAAAAGGACTGCAAAGTCCTCCCCACT AGCGTGCTGTTCGTGAACAACCAGAACACGGTGGTGCGCGACATCACGTCGGTAAACAGCAAGTTCTTCCACATCGCACTGCTGCAGAGTAAGAATATGAAGTTGATCAACATCCAGATCAACGCGCCGGAGAACAGCCCAAACACAGATGGCATCCACATCGAGCGAAGCACGGGTGTGGTGATTTCCGACACCCATATCAGCACAGGAGATGACTGCATCTCCATCGGCCAGGGGAGCGACAACATCGACATCGCCCGCGTCCACTGCGGCCCGGGGCACGGCATGAGCGTCGGCAGCCTTGGACGGTACGTGGACGAGGGCGACGTCACCCGCGTCCACGTCAGGAACATGACCTTCGTGGGCACCATGAACGGCGTCCGGATCAAGACGTGGGAGAACTCCCCTACCAAGAGCCTCGCCGCGCACATGCTGTTCGAGAACATGATCATGAAGGACGTGCAGAACCCCATCATCATCGACCAGAAGTACTGCCCTTACTACGACTGCGAGCACAAGCACGTCTCCGGGGTCACCCTCAAGGACATCACGTTCAAGAACATCAAGGGGACGTCGTCGACGCCGGTGGCCGTGCGGCTCCGGTGCGGCGTGCCGTGCCAGGGCGTCGTGCTGCAGGACGTGGACCTGAAGTACATGGGAGAGGGAGGGTCCTCGTCGAAGTGCGAGAACGCCATGGCCACGTACGTTGGCTACCAGCACCCAGAGCCATGCGCCTAG
- the LOC123190486 gene encoding exopolygalacturonase-like isoform X2: protein MEGSVWCIWHGDAVDPAGDVLHRADEVPWSLQSLRHHLLAPGDAQGGDGSEAFWQRLDRVRVGERPHCDRTEQCHHQWPGRRLLALQQVSLPKGLQSPPHLQSVLFVNNQNTVVRDITSVNSKFFHIALLQSKNMKLINIQINAPENSPNTDGIHIERSTGVVISDTHISTGDDCISIGQGSDNIDIARVHCGPGHGMSVGSLGRYVDEGDVTRVHVRNMTFVGTMNGVRIKTWENSPTKSLAAHMLFENMIMKDVQNPIIIDQKYCPYYDCEHKHVSGVTLKDITFKNIKGTSSTPVAVRLRCGVPCQGVVLQDVDLKYMGEGGSSSKCENAMATYVGYQHPEPCA from the exons ATGGAAGGCAGCGTGTGGTGCATATGGCACGGTGACGCTGTTGATCCCGCCGGGGACGTACTACATCGGGCCGACGAAGTTCCATGGTCCCTGCAAAGCCTCCGCCATCACCTTCTTGCTCCAG GGGACGCTCAAGGCGGCGACGGATCTGAGGCGTTTTGGCAACGACTGGATCGAGTTCGGGTGGGTGAAAGACCTCACTGTGACCGGACAGAACAATGCCATCATCAATGGCCAGGGCGCCGCCTCCTGGCCCTTCAACAAGTGTCCCTTCCAAAAGGACTGCAAAGTCCTCCCCACT TGCAGAGCGTGCTGTTCGTGAACAACCAGAACACGGTGGTGCGCGACATCACGTCGGTAAACAGCAAGTTCTTCCACATCGCACTGCTGCAGAGTAAGAATATGAAGTTGATCAACATCCAGATCAACGCGCCGGAGAACAGCCCAAACACAGATGGCATCCACATCGAGCGAAGCACGGGTGTGGTGATTTCCGACACCCATATCAGCACAGGAGATGACTGCATCTCCATCGGCCAGGGGAGCGACAACATCGACATCGCCCGCGTCCACTGCGGCCCGGGGCACGGCATGAGCGTCGGCAGCCTTGGACGGTACGTGGACGAGGGCGACGTCACCCGCGTCCACGTCAGGAACATGACCTTCGTGGGCACCATGAACGGCGTCCGGATCAAGACGTGGGAGAACTCCCCTACCAAGAGCCTCGCCGCGCACATGCTGTTCGAGAACATGATCATGAAGGACGTGCAGAACCCCATCATCATCGACCAGAAGTACTGCCCTTACTACGACTGCGAGCACAAGCACGTCTCCGGGGTCACCCTCAAGGACATCACGTTCAAGAACATCAAGGGGACGTCGTCGACGCCGGTGGCCGTGCGGCTCCGGTGCGGCGTGCCGTGCCAGGGCGTCGTGCTGCAGGACGTGGACCTGAAGTACATGGGAGAGGGAGGGTCCTCGTCGAAGTGCGAGAACGCCATGGCCACGTACGTTGGCTACCAGCACCCAGAGCCATGCGCCTAG